Genomic segment of Dromaius novaehollandiae isolate bDroNov1 unplaced genomic scaffold, bDroNov1.hap1 HAP1_SCAFFOLD_37, whole genome shotgun sequence:
ATCATTACATGATTacgagctttttgctcctgaacccacgGAGAACAATGCGCAGTAGGCCATTTTGGGGTGCAGTTCCTTGGGCCTATGCTTGACAtgagctttggaagaagagccagccttcaagctctacaccagaaagaacctactttaattcagagatactgtgagggagtcagctctgacctaGTGTTGGACAAAATGTTATGTGGGCACCAGGGGAGACAGAGCAGTGtcagtaaaggtggaatgaatccaagcatttgtgcagcaacatgattacaaatactactaatattagtaataatagtgataataaaattaaagtgaacaaaaaaaGATCAGTCCTGGTATGGGACACAGGAGGAGTCATTtctggagagcaatggcaatgtcaccactactgaaaaatgtccatgaaatcactgtcctcagggcatccttgagctccttgttcctcatgctgtagatgagggggttcagagttggaggcaccactgagtacagaacagacaccaccagatccagagctggggaggagatggaggggggcttcaggtaggcaaaaaatgaggtactgataaacagggagaccacggccaggtgcgggaggcacatggaaaaggctttgtgccggccctgctcagaggggatcctcagcacagcagtgaagatctgcacataggacaccacaatgaaaatgaaacacccaaagacaaCAGAAAGAGTAGCCACAAGCAGTCccgcttccctgaggtaggagtctgagcaggagagcttgaggatctgggggatttcacagaagaactggtccactgtgttgccttggcagagtggtattgaaaatgtgttcccagtgtgcaggagagcattgagaaaactgctgccccaggcagctgctgccattttgacacaagctctgctgcccatgagggtcccatagtgcagaggtctgcagatggcaacgtagcggtcataggccatgactgtgaggagagaaaactctcctgctaacaagaagacaaacaggaagacttgagcagcacatcccgagtaggaaatggccctggtgtcccacagggaattggccatggatttggggacagtggtggagatggtgccaaggtcgaggatggagaggttgaggaggaagaagtacatgggggtgtggaggtggtggtcgcaggctacagctgtgatgatgaggccgttgcccaggagggcagccaggtagatgcccaggaagaacgcgaagtgcaaaagctgcagcttccGCGTGTCTGTgaacgccaggaggaggaactcgttgaaggagctactgttggacattttgctatctctgggcatgggggactgtcaaaggaagaaaagacattcagaagtTAGGAGGGAATTTTCAGGCCacctcccccccaccaaaaaatgTTGCAGTTTTCAATCAGCCTCCCatattgcctctctctttactgagaggatctttgtgcagctgccttacttgagctccactttgcaccggctgagtgtgctgctgtgaggagcaggggcctctgcctgtgggctccagaggagtcagtcctgctgtgcaggaGTGGGAacgggggaatgggggtgactagctctgacattcacagtTTCTGCCAGGTGAAATCCACCCATCATGTGCAAGAGCTTTTCAGCATATTCACTCTGTATTATAGAGAAGTAGCACTGAGAAACacagttttagggatttttaaatggtgtttattttctattagatgtccttgtcacccctggggattGTTCCTCAaagaagaaatccttggcatttctactgtgagtcatgagaaaaacagatttactgTCCCTTTGTATAGagtgaggacagctagtctgtttattattcttgcttccagctgtcctgtgcttgcaaCTCTTCGAGCTCATGGACAATCACACTCATGTGCTATCCTAAAAAGAAATtggccactgctgagagcagacaaatccagtgtcaaagtgcagatctccaaccttctctgcctttctacAGGCACCAGacggaggtctccacactccccttctagccaaggacacacagggctcttttcagatgtccatatacagcctcccaccacagtctccatactctcagcatctctgcaccctcttcttttttctctcagacatcacagagatgctatgagacagctgtgcctttctagagggcagctcacagcctggcaggacccaacagggaaacagtaaaaggaccattaggactgaagatgggctctgcttaagggagagtcagctcatttcccaaccccagagctccacaggtcagaaaggggctggggaaacctcactgccatgcagagccctctgttgcacaacttgcagtgCTGATGTCTGAACCCCACCCCTGagacctgagagcaagaacaggagcagtgtggacaggaggagaaagaaggagcaaccccatgatcctgctgccaagggaggcaaggaaaaagagagatagacaggaactcaggaaagccttacCCAGGTGGGCATGCCACTTCAtggatggtgacattgcagggcagtcgctctcagctgctttgtcaggcagcatAAAATTGGCCTGTGGCAAGAGAGAGgcctctctcctctgccagacgtctggctgcagaggagatggctcatgccctcgactccatatctttcagggcagaggctcggctgggtgggagaggagacatgggggacttGCTCTGAGGAAGACAtcagcatcaaaagtactgaccatgacttgcctaaatccattctcccatgatgattctgttggcagttccctctcattccctgcccatcgctgctgcctggcactgtccctgctggcagctctttctttgtcccaacaGCTTTTCCcggtcagtgctcccagaccccttcccaccctctgtgtgctcagttctgccctacagaaacctcctgggacagggcacttgccaggggcatctctgtgcatgcaggtcctaagcagcaAGTGAGATAAACTCCCatgaggccacaaaggtgatgctaatgctgtctgtagactaaggtgaggctaaagcagcttgatgagatttctcacagacctGTTCATCTCTTGGAGtgaaggtttaggagtcccagttccttgtgaaagcagaaaactctttttttctccctgccaaaattagggaactgaa
This window contains:
- the LOC135326227 gene encoding olfactory receptor 14C36-like, with protein sequence MSNSSSFNEFLLLAFTDTRKLQLLHFAFFLGIYLAALLGNGLIITAVACDHHLHTPMYFFLLNLSILDLGTISTTVPKSMANSLWDTRAISYSGCAAQVFLFVFLLAGEFSLLTVMAYDRYVAICRPLHYGTLMGSRACVKMAAAAWGSSFLNALLHTGNTFSIPLCQGNTVDQFFCEIPQILKLSCSDSYLREAGLLVATLSVVFGCFIFIVVSYVQIFTAVLRIPSEQGRHKAFSMCLPHLAVVSLFISTSFFAYLKPPSISSPALDLVVSVLYSVVPPTLNPLIYSMRNKELKDALRTVISWTFFSSGDIAIALQK